The genome window AGTTCGATTACGGCGACATCGTCACGCCGAAGGATTCGCTCAACGATATCCGCGTCGACCTGAAACACGGTTACGTGTACATCAGCAATGCGGGGAATCAGGGCGGCGTCGTGGTGACGAACCTGCAAAGCGGGCAGTCGCGGCTCGTGCTGGCGGGCGACCGGTCGAGCGTCGCGGACCCGGAGCAGCATCTGATGTTCGGCGATCGCATCGCACGCAAGCTCGATGGCGGCGTGCTCGTGCTGCAAACGGATGGCATCGCGCTGTCGCCGGATCGCGAATGGCTCTACTACCGGCCCCTGACGGACCATCACTATTGGCGCGTGCCGACGGCCGCGCTGATCGACGCCACGCTGAGCGTGGACGAGTTATCGAAGCGCGTGCAATTTCTCGGCGATGGCGCGGAAACCGGCGGCCTCATCATGAGCGCGGCGGGCGTGCTGTATGGCGGCGATCTGGAAAACCGCACGGTGGTTGCGTTCGACATCGTGGAGCGCGACGGCAAGCCGGCAATCGTGCAGAAGACGTTCGTCGGCAAGCATCCGCAGCTTTCATGGGCGGACGGCTTCGCGATTTCAAGCGGGTATCTGTATATCGCGGATTCGCACCTGCACGAACTCAATTTCTCGAACGGATATCCGCGCGAAGGAAAGCTCGCGATCTTCCGCGTGCGCTTGCCGAAGCAGCCCGCGCATGGCTTGGCGGGCTGACGGTGGCATTTACTTGCCGCTTGGGTTGGTCGCGTTGGTCGCGTTCGTTGCGTCTTGCGCGTCGTCGCGTTCCCAGCCGCCGCCGAGCGCGAGGAACAGATTTACCTGATCGATCGCGACTTGTCCCTGCGCCGCCGCCACTTGCGCGGCGACGCTCGTGAGCGTGCGCGTGGCGTCGAGATCGGCCAAGAAGGATTCGCGCCCGGCCGAATAGAGCCGATGCGTTTCGTCCGCCGATTGCGCCGCCGACCGGTACGCCGTCTGCAGCGTGCCGGCGCGCGTGCTGTCCGACGCGTAGGTCGCGAGATTGCTCTCCGTTTCGCGCAACGCGTTGAGCACCACGCCGTCGAAGTGAGCGAGCGCGCCGCCCGATGCCGCTTCCGCCTGCCGCACGCGCGCGCGCTGGCCGTTGATCGGAAAGCTCCAGTTGATGAGCGGCCCGAACGCCCAGCGGTTCGTCGTCGCGCCGAAGAGATCCTCGGCGACGCCCACCGATCCCACCGACGCCCCGAAGCTCACCGACGGATACAGCGCCGCCGTCGCCACGCCGATGCGCGCGGTCGATGCCGCGAGTTGCCGCTCGGCCTGACGCACATCGGGACGGCGCTTGAGCAGCGCCGCGCCGTCGCCGACGGGAATCGGCTGGCGCAGCGTCGGCACCTTGCTGCACGAAAGCGCGGCGGGCGGCAGCGCGGACGGCGCGCGCGCGAGCAGCATCGCGAGCCGATACTGCGCCACGCGGCGGCGCGCGACGAAGCGCGGAATATCGGCGGCGAGCGTTTCGGATTGCGTCTGCCCGCGCGTGACTTCGGACTGGTTGCCGCGGCCCGCTTCGCGCAGACGCTGCGTGAGGCTCACGCGTTGCCGCTGAAGCGCGAGCGACTTGCGCGCGATATTCAGCTCTTCCGTCGCCGAACAGGATTCGACATACGCGCGCACGACATCCGCCACGACCGTGATGCGCGCGAGATCGGCGGCGGCTTCGACCGCTTCGTCGTCCGCTTGCGCGGCTTCGATGCCGCGCTTGAGCTTGCCGAAGAGATCGAATTCATACGACACGCTCAGTTCGAGCGCGCCTTCGTTCACCACCGGCAGTTTCTCCGTCAATAGATACTGCTCCGCCGATTCCTGCGCGCGCTGGAACGCAACCGAGCTTCGGCTGGAGAAGCCGCCTTGCCGGTTCGCAAACTCGACTTCGGCGCGCGAGCGGGCGAGATTGGCCGCGGCCACGCGAATGTCCGCGTTCGAAATCAGCGCTTCGCTCACGAGTGCGTCGAGCGCGGGATCGTCGTAGAGACGCCACCATTTCGACGGCGCCGTGCCGCGCGCGACGGGCGCTTCGTCCACGCCGTCGATGGGCGCGTTCGCGAACGGCGCGTTGGCCACGGCGCCTTCCGGCAGCTTGTAGTCCGGCCCGACGGTCATGCAGCCGCCGAGCGCGAGCATCGACGCAAGCAGAGTCAGGCGAAGGCGTTGCGTCTTCATGCGCGCGATGCTTCTCATTGCGATGCGCCCGAAGCCGGCGCGACGTGCGCGGGAACCGCCGATGCCGGCGCGGTCGCCGATGCGGGCACGCCGCCCGATGCGTTGCGTCGTCCGATCGTCGGCCCTGTGCCGCGCACGGACACCGTCGCGGTGCGGCCCGCGATCATGCGGAAATCGGCGGGAATCTCGTCGAGCGCGACGCGCACCGGAATGCGCTGCGCGAGACGCACCCAGCTGAACGCGGGATTCACGTTCGGCAGGAGGCTCGCGCTCTGCTGGCGGTCGCGGTCCTCGATGGCCGCGACGATGCTCTGAACATGCCCGCGCAACAGATTCGGCTCGCCCATCACCTTGATATCGACGCTCTGGCCGATGTCGATGCCATGCAGCTTCGTCTCCTCGAAGTAGCCGTCGACGCGAAACGAGTTCATGTCCACCACCGACAACACCGCGCGTCCCGCCGGCACGAATTCGCCGACGCGCGGCGCGCGATCGTTCAGATAGCCGTCGACCGGACTCACGATTTCCGTGCGCTGCAGATTGAGCCGCGCGGTGTCGATGGCGACTTCCGCATCGGCGAGCGCGGCCGTCGCCTGTTCGACGCGCGAATGCGTTTCCTCGACCACTTCGCGCGCGACCAAATTGCCGAGCGAGCGATTGCGCGCGTCTTCGCGGCGCGCCTGATCGAGCGTCGCGCGGCGCTGCTGCGCGGCGGCTTGCGCGTTGCGCAGCGCGAGCGTGTAGCGCGCCTGATCGATGATGAACAGCACGTCGCCGCGCTTCACCTGCTGGTTGTCCGCCACGCGCACGTCGGTGATGAGCCCGGAGACATCGGGCGCGACCTGAATGACATCGGCGCGGACGTGGCCGTCGCGCGTCCACGGCGCGAACATGTAGTAATCGATCAGCTTCCACAGCACGACGGCTGCAATCGCGACGACGATGAGCGTAAGCAGAATCTGCCCGATGGAGAACCAGGTTTTTTTCACGTTATGAGCCGATGCGAAACAACGACGACAAGCCCCAGCACCACAATGTAGATGCCGAGATCGAAAACGGAGCGGTGCCACACGAAGCGGTAAAAGCCCACGCGCGCAAGCACGCTGCGGATCGCCAGATTCAGCAGATAGGCGATGAACATGAGCACGAGCACGGCCGGCACGAAGACGCCGAGAATGTCGATTTCGCCGATCATGCGAGCGGGTCCGGTAAGGAAGAGGGTTTGAGCATCACGCGGGTTCTTTCCGTGGCGCGTCGCCGCCGCGCGCATCGGGTTCTTGCGCCTCTTTCGCGGGCGGATGCAGCGAGAGGCGCACGCCGATGAGCGCGTGCAGCGTGTCGCGCAACAACCGTTCCCCCGGCAGCGTCGCCTGCGGATGCCTTTGCGCTTCGGCGATCGTATGCGCGGCGACTTGCGCGACCGCGCGGTCGATGCTGTGCACGAGCGCGGAAGGCACGGGCTGACGCTCGCGCCGGTCGATGCATTGCTGGAAATAGCCGCCGACGCCCGCGAGCACGTCGTCGATGGATGTCTGGACGTCGGCGGCGAGCTTGCGGCGCGCGCGCCGCAGATCGAGCGAATTCAGCGCGACGCGAAAATCGCGGAAACTTTCGATGGAAGGATGCCGGTGCGAATCCGTCGCCGCGTGCCGCGGCAGGAGCTGCATCAGCCGGTCGAGCATGCGCGAGTACAGATTGCGCTGATCTTCGAGCGTGGCCGTGGACGAACACGAAACGATATCGCGCCACGCCGAGCGCGTGAGACGCGCCACGGCCATCTCCGCACCGAACGGGCGCGTGACGCGCGTCCACACGAACGCGAAGAGCAGGCCCGCCACGCCCGCGAGATTGCTGTTGAGAAACACGAAGAAGTCCGCTTCGTAGGCGCTCTGAATGCTGATGAACGTGGCCGTGTTCACCGCGACGAGCATCGTGACGAGCGTGAAGCGCGGCTGCGGAATCAGCGTGCCGATGACGAGAAACGGCCCCGCGAAGATGATGACGAGCATCGGAAAGTCATGGACGTGCGGCAGCACGGCGAACACGTAGAGACCCGCCAGCACGACGCTCATGCACGTCGCGAGGAAGAACTTGAACACTTGCGGCGCGGGTTCGTCGAGCGAGGCGAAAAAGCAGCACGCGACGGCGGCGAGCGCCACCGCGCCGGCGCCATCGGCCCAGCCGGATTCGATCCACAACGCGCACGCGACGATGATCGCGCTCACCGCGACGCCCGTCGAAAAGAGCATCATGCCGCGGTCGAAGAAACGCTCGGTGCCGCCGAGCCGCCAGTGGCGAAAGTGCGGGCGCCAGTCGTGTTCGTCGTGCAGAAGCGCGGCGCGCAGCGCGCGAATGTCCTGCCAGACGTCGATGACTTGCGACAGACGCCATAGCGCGCTCGACAGCAGCGCGCCGTCTTCGCTCGCGAGCGCCTGCGCCGAGGGCCGCATCGCCGCGATGCGCGCGCGAAACGCGTCAGGCTCGCGTTCGGACTCGCGCGCGTCGTGCGCTTGCGGCGCGGGCAGCGCGACCCACTTCGCGACATCCGCGAGCAGCGCTTCGAGTCCTTCGGGATGCGTGCCGCGCTTCTCGATCAGCTCGACGAGCGGATCGGCGAGCGACGAAATCAGCGGCAGGAAAATCTGCATGCGGCCCTGCAACGCGCGCGCGCGGCGCACGATGTCGGGGCGCGCGTGATCGTAAGTGAGCTGGCTCACGAGCATTTCGAGGCCGTTGACCGTGGCCGCGAGACGCTGGCGCGCCGCCGAAATCGACGCGCCCGCGAGCCGTCCGGAGAGCGCTTCGCTCGCGTAGAACGCGGCGTCGCGAAACCACGCGTCCGTGCGCTCGACGAGCGTGGGCGCGAGACGGCTCGGCAGCACCACTGATCCGACGATGCTCGCGACCACGATGCCGAGCAGAATTTCCTCGGTGCGCGAAATAGCGAGATCGAAGACGACCGTGGGATTGGTCACGGCGGGCAGCGCGATGAGCGGCAGCGTATAGCCCGCGAGCAGAAAGACGTAGCTGCGCGCGGTGCGGTCGAACATCGAGAGGAAGAGCAGCGTGCCCGTCCATAACGCGACGATCACACTGAAGAGAAACGGCGACTCGACGAAGGGCGGCACGATGACGACCGCGCCCGCCGCGCCGATCGCGGTCCCGAGCGCGCGATACAGCGCCTTCGAACGCGTCGCGCCGACGAACGGATTGGAGACGATGTAGACCGTGGCCATCGCCCAATACGGACGCGGCAGTTCGAGCGCGAGCGCGAGGTAGAGCGCGATCATCGCGGCGGCGAAGGTCTTGCCGGAAAAAAGCCACTCGCGTGCGGACGGGAAACTCATGGCGTCTGTGCCCGGCCCCTGTTCCTGGCGTTCGGCGGCGACGCATCGAGCGACGCATTGAACACGTTCAGCACGCGCAGCGTGGTTTCGAGATCCTGGCGGCTCACGTCCTTGAGCACGGACGCGCGCAGCGACATGAGCCGCTCTTCCATGTGCGTGGTGACGGCGCGGCCCTCGTCCGTCAGCGTGATGGTTTTGGCGCGCTTGTCCTCGGGATCTTCGTCGCGGCGAACGAGTCCTGCCGCGCACAACTGATCGAGCAATCGGACGAGCGACGGCCCTTCGATGCCGACATGCTCCGCGAGCGTGACTTGCCGCACCGCCTCGCCGAGCCGGTTCGCCGTGAGCAGCGGCATGGCGCATGCCTCGGATACGCCATAGGACGCGAGCACGCCGTGGGTCGTGCGGCGCCAGCGGCGCGCTGCCAGCACGAGCGTGCTGCTGACCGAGCGGCGCAGGAGATCGATGGAAGTCATGGGGCGGGATTATAGCGGCAGTTCCATTCGTTAGCGTGCTAAGCATCGACGCGCCAGATGGCCCGCGAGCCTTGTCACGTGGCGTTGCCGGCGCTGCCGGCGGTCACGCGCACGGCGAAAACGTCGTGCTATCTTCTGTGCTTCTTCATCGAGCAGGCGCGCCATGCCGATCGCCTATCTGCGAGGCTTGACCTCCCCGAGCCGCACGAAATGCGCCAACCGGCGGCTCGGCTGTGCGCGCGGCTTTCTCGCGGTCGGCCGGTACACGTTGCATAGGTCGGGCCTCGTCTCGTCGATCGCGGACAATGTCGTGCTGGGCAGCGTGCGCGCTCGTGCTGCTGCTGTTTTCATCGGCGCCGCTGATGGTCGATCTTTCGGCTCGCCGCAAGCGCATTGCCAGGCGAGCGCCGCGAACTCGGCGTTTATGATGCGCACGCGAAGCGTGCATCGCCTCGCCTCCGCGCATTCGCGTTTGCGCGCATAACAAGGACTCGAATAATGAAGCTCATCACGCTGCTCATTGCGGCGGTTATCTCTGCCTGTCCGCTATCCCTCTTCAGTCAGACGAAGCTCGCTCGCGACGACATCGCGCGAATCGTCGATCGAAGCATCGAGCCGCTGATGGCGCGCGAAGGCATTGCGGGCATGGCGGTCGGCGTTATCGTCGGGGGCGAGCCGTATGTCTTCGACTATGGCGTGGCGTCGAAGGAAAGCGGCAAGCCCGTCACGCGCGACACGCTTTTCGAACTCGGCTCGGTCAGCAAGACGTTCACGGCGACGCTTTCAGCGTATGCGCAAGAAGAGGGGCGTCTTTCGCTCGCCGATTCCGTGAGCCGGCATCTTCCCGAATTGCGCGGCACCGCGTTCGGCGACGACGTGACGCTTCTCGAACTCGGCACGCACACGCCGGGCGGATTGCCGCTGCAAGTTCCCGACGACATTCACGACAACGCGCAACTGATGCAGTACTTCAAGACATGGCAGCCGCGTTATGCGCCCGGCACGCATCGCACGTATGCGAATCCCGGCATCGGCATGCTCGGCGTCATCGCCGCGAAAAGCATGGGACGCGGCTTCGACGGGCTCATGCAGGAGCGCCTGTTTCCCGCGCTGGGTCTAACGAACAGTTATGTCCAGGTGCCGGCCGCGCGCACGAAAGACTATGCGCAAGGCTATACGAAGGACGGCGCGCCGATCCGGATGAAGCCGGGCGTGCTGTCGTCCGAGGCGTATGGCGTGAGAGCCACGGCAGCGGACATGACGCGCTTCGTGCAGATCAACATGAACGAGGGCGCGCATGTGGACGCCACGCTGCAACGCGCGGTCATCGCCACGCATACGGGTTACTTCGCGACGGGACCGATGACGCAGGACCTCATCTGGGAGCAATACGCGTGGCCCGCGCCGTTGCAGTCATTGCTCGACGGCAACGCGCCGCCGATGATCCTCGACGCGAATCCCGTCACGCGCATGAATCCGCCGCAAGCGCCGCGCGATGACGTGTGGATCAACAAGACAGGATCGACGAACGGCTTCGGCGCGTATGTGGCTTTCGTCCCGGCGAAGCATGCGGGCATCGTGATGCTCGCCAACAAGAACTACCCGAATGCGGAGCGCGTGAAGGCCGCGTTCGCGATCCTGACGGCGCTTACGCGAGAGCCACGCCGCTAGCGCGGCTCGCTTCGATAGACATCGAGCGCCGTTGCGCGCAACGCATCGACCATGACGCTCGTGGCGGGCGTGAAGAGCCGATCCGCGCGCGTGACGATGCCGAAGTCGTCCATCTGGCAATCCATCGGCAAGGGCAGCATCGCGGCGATGCCATGCCGCGCATAGTAGAGCGCGACGTCCTCGGCCAGCACCGCGATCATGTCGCTCTGTTCCAGAAGCCGCGTGATGAAAAGAATCGCCGCGGTCTCCACGACGTTCGACGGCGGCGCGAGGCTCGCGCGCTGAAACATGAGTTCGAAGCGATGCCGCAGCACGCTTCCCGCGGGCGGCACGAGCCACGCATAGGACTGCACGTCCGCGAGCGTGAGCGCCGCGCCTTGCAGCAACGGATGCCCCGAGCGCACGAGCGCGCGCACCGGCTCGCCCGTCAGCGGTTCGTAACGGAGACGCAGCTTGTCGTGTTCCACCGACAGCCTGCCGATGACCACATCGAGCTTTTCTTGCGCGAGGCGTTCGAGCAGCACGTTGCTCGTATCGATTTCGACGGAGATGCGGATATCCGCGTGCATGCGCTTGACCGCCGCGACGGCGGCAGGCAAGAGCCGCACGCCCGGCGACGTGATCGCGCCGAGCGCCACATGCCCGAGCCGGCCCGACCTCAGCGCGACGAGTTCTTCCTGCGCCTGATCGAGCGTGCCGAGCACCGCGCGCGCATGACGCACGATGGCCTCGCCGTACAACGTGGGGCGCATGCCGCGCGGCTCGCGCTCGAAGAGCGTTACGCCGAGCGTCTCTTCGAGTTCGCGCAAGAGCTTCGATGCAGCGGGCTGCGTCATGTGAAGCACGGCCGACGCGCGATGAATGTTGCCTTCTTCCGCGAGCGCGACGACGAGCATCAACTGGCGCGTCTTCAGCCGGTTGCGGATATACCAGGGGCTCGAGTTCAGCAACATCTAGGGTTTGTACGAATGCTGATTTGAATATCGGTGAGGTCCAACAATTCATTAGTAGATTATCACGCGGCCTCATAGACTTCGCCGCAATTGCGTTATGAACCAGGACGAATCACATGTCGGCATCGAAGCCCAAACTGCGCTCTCAACAATGGTTCGGCACCGCCGACAAGAACGGCTTCATGTATCGAAGCTGGATGAAGAATCAGGGCATCCCCGATCACGAATTCGATGGCAGGCCCGTCATCGGCATCTGCAATACGTGGTCGGAACTCACGCCATGCAACGCGCACTTTCGCAAGATCGCGGAGCACGTCAAGCGCGGCGTGTATGAAGCGGGCGGCTTTCCCGTTGAGTTCCCCGTGTTTTCCAATGGCGAATCGAACTTGCGTCCCACCGCGATGCTTACGCGCAATCTCGCGGCGATGGACGTGGAAGAAGCCATTCGCGGCAATCCCATCGATGCGGTCGTGCTGCTCACCGGCTGCGACAAGACGACGCCCGCGCTCCTGATGGGCGCGGCGAGCTGCGACGTGCCGGCCATCGTCGTGACGGGCGGGCCGATGCTCAACGGCAAGCTCAACGGCAAGGACATCGGTTCGGGAACGGCTGTGTGGCAATTGCACGAGTCGTTGAAGGCGGGCGAGATCGACTTGCATCAGTTCCTGTCGGCGGAAGGCGGCATGTCGCGCTCGGCGGGCACATGCAACACGATGGGCACGGCATCGACGATGGCGTGCATGGCCGAAGCGCTCGGCACGTCGCTGCCGCATAACGCGGCGATTCCGGCGGTGGACGCGCGCCGCTACGTGCTCGCGCACATGTCGGGCATCCGCATCGTGGAGATGGCGCTCGAAGGGCTGACGCTCTCGAAGATCCTCACGCGCGAAGCGTTCGAAAACGCGATCCGCACGAACGCGGCCATCGGCGGTTCGACCAACGCGGTCATTCACCTGAAGGCGATTGCCGGGCGTATCGGCGTGCCGCTCGAACTGGAAGACTGGACGCGCATCGGGCGCGATACGCCGACCATCGTCGATCTGATGCCGTCGGGCCGCTTCCTGATGGAAGAGTTTTATTACGCGGGCGGTTTGCCGGCCGTGCTGAGACGCCTGGGAGAAGCGAAGCTCCTGCCGCATCCGGATGCATTGACGGTGAACGGCAAGACGCTCTGGGAGAACGTGAAAAGCGCCCCCAATACGAATGATGAAGTCATTCGCGAACTCAGCAATCCGCTCATCGCGGACGGCGGCATTCGCGTGCTGCGCGGCAATCTCGCGCCCCGCGGCGCGGTGCTCAAGCCCTCGGCGGCGAGTCCCGAGTTGTTGAAGCATCGTGGGCGCGCGGTCGTGTTTGAGAACCTCGAACACTACAAGGAGCGCATCGTCGACGAATCGCTCGATGTCGACAAGGACTGCGTGCTCGTCATGAAGAACTGCGGTCCGAAGGGCTATCCCGGCATGGCGGAAGTCGGCAACATGGGCCTGCCGCCCAAGCTCTTGCGGCAAGGCGTGAAGGACATGGTGCGTATCTCCGATGCACGCATGAGCGGCACCGCGTATGGAACGGTGGTGCTGCACGTCGCGCCCGAAGCGGCGGCGGGCGGGCCGCTCGCGGCCGTGCGCGACGGCGACTTCATCGAACTCGACTGCGATGCGGGCACGCTGCACCTCGACATCAGCGACGAGGAACTCGCGCGCCGCATGAGCGAGCACGCTGCGCCGCGCGTGCATGGCGATGGCGGTTATCAGCGGCTCTACGTCGATCACGTCCTGCAGGCGGACGAGGGCTGCGACCTCGACTTCCTCGTCGGCATGCGCGGTGCGGCCGTGCCGCGTCATTCGCACTGATCCCGGCGACACGGAAAAAGGACTCGCATGACATCGGCTTACACGCTCGCCGTCGTCGGTATCGGCAAGATCGCGCGCGATCAGCATCTGCCCGCGATAGCCGCGCAACCGGGCTTCGAACTCGTCGCGTGCGCGAGCCGCAACGCGAGCGTGGACGGCGTGCGCAACTATCCCGACATCGACGCGCTGCTCGCAGTTGAAACGTCGCTCGATGCCGTATCGCTTTGCGCGCCGCCTCAAGTGCGCTTCGCGCAGGCGCGCGCCGCGCTCGAGGCGGGCAAGCACGTCATGCTCGAAAAGCCGCCCGGCGCGAGCGTGAGCGAGGTCGAAGCGCTTCACGACATCGCGCGTTCGCATGGCGTCACGCTCTATGCAAGCTGGCATTCGCGCGCGGCAAGCGCTGTCGAGCCGGCGCGCGCGTGGCTTGCATCGGCGGAAGCGGGCGCGGTGCGTTCGGTGGAAGTGCGCTGGAAGGAAGACGTGCGGCGCTGGCATCCGGGCCAGCAATGGATCTGGGAGCCGGGCGGACTCGGCGTGTTCGATCCGGGCATCAATGCGCTTTCCATCGTCACGCGCATTCTGCCGCGCGAGATCGCGTTGCGCGCGGCCACGCTCACCATTCCACGCGATACATCGACGCCGATTGCCGCCGAACTCGATTGCGTCGATACGAACGGCGCGCCGGTGCGTGCAATGTTCGACTGGCGTCACGGTCCCGTCGAGGAATGGGATATCGATGTTGACACGGATGCGGGACGCCTCTCGATCCGCGAAGGCGGCAAGCGTTTGTCCATCGCCGGCGAGACGGTGACGCTTGGCGCGGAGCGCGAATATCCCACCTTATACGAGCGCTTTCACGAACTCATTGCACGACGCGAAGGCGATGTGGACGTGCGTCCGCTTCGCCTCGTCGCGGATGCCTTTTTGTTGGGACGACACGTAGAAACCGAGCCCTTCGGCCACTAGAAGCACACGACACACACGACATTCACCACAAGAGCAATACCAAAAGGAGACACGTCATGAACAACCGAATTCGCCGCATGACCTTGCGCGCCATCGCGGCCGCCCTGTGCGTCGCGCCTTTCGCCATGCACGGCGCGGCGCAGGCCGACGAGCCGCTCAAGATCGGCTTTCTCGTGAAGATGCCCGAGCAGGCATGGTTCATCAACGAACAGAAGGCCGCGACCGCGCTCGGCCAGAAAGAGAACTTCACGTCGGTGAACATCGGCACGCCGGATGGCGAGAAAGTGCTCGCCGCGATCGACAACCTCGGCGCAC of Caballeronia sp. Lep1P3 contains these proteins:
- a CDS encoding major royal jelly family protein, which produces MKHGIERQRMRRHVLASMGAGWLGAMGFPMSAGAATQHEPRLETVAAFDDDFRLVGIGVSRQGRVFATAPASVKRSRYSMVEVDTKTHALAPFPDESWNVYKPDEDGARQWISVQALWVDERDHLWALDSSLASVDQTRQPPKLIEFDLATREIVRQFDYGDIVTPKDSLNDIRVDLKHGYVYISNAGNQGGVVVTNLQSGQSRLVLAGDRSSVADPEQHLMFGDRIARKLDGGVLVLQTDGIALSPDREWLYYRPLTDHHYWRVPTAALIDATLSVDELSKRVQFLGDGAETGGLIMSAAGVLYGGDLENRTVVAFDIVERDGKPAIVQKTFVGKHPQLSWADGFAISSGYLYIADSHLHELNFSNGYPREGKLAIFRVRLPKQPAHGLAG
- the ampC gene encoding class C beta-lactamase; translation: MKLITLLIAAVISACPLSLFSQTKLARDDIARIVDRSIEPLMAREGIAGMAVGVIVGGEPYVFDYGVASKESGKPVTRDTLFELGSVSKTFTATLSAYAQEEGRLSLADSVSRHLPELRGTAFGDDVTLLELGTHTPGGLPLQVPDDIHDNAQLMQYFKTWQPRYAPGTHRTYANPGIGMLGVIAAKSMGRGFDGLMQERLFPALGLTNSYVQVPAARTKDYAQGYTKDGAPIRMKPGVLSSEAYGVRATAADMTRFVQINMNEGAHVDATLQRAVIATHTGYFATGPMTQDLIWEQYAWPAPLQSLLDGNAPPMILDANPVTRMNPPQAPRDDVWINKTGSTNGFGAYVAFVPAKHAGIVMLANKNYPNAERVKAAFAILTALTREPRR
- a CDS encoding IlvD/Edd family dehydratase, whose translation is MSASKPKLRSQQWFGTADKNGFMYRSWMKNQGIPDHEFDGRPVIGICNTWSELTPCNAHFRKIAEHVKRGVYEAGGFPVEFPVFSNGESNLRPTAMLTRNLAAMDVEEAIRGNPIDAVVLLTGCDKTTPALLMGAASCDVPAIVVTGGPMLNGKLNGKDIGSGTAVWQLHESLKAGEIDLHQFLSAEGGMSRSAGTCNTMGTASTMACMAEALGTSLPHNAAIPAVDARRYVLAHMSGIRIVEMALEGLTLSKILTREAFENAIRTNAAIGGSTNAVIHLKAIAGRIGVPLELEDWTRIGRDTPTIVDLMPSGRFLMEEFYYAGGLPAVLRRLGEAKLLPHPDALTVNGKTLWENVKSAPNTNDEVIRELSNPLIADGGIRVLRGNLAPRGAVLKPSAASPELLKHRGRAVVFENLEHYKERIVDESLDVDKDCVLVMKNCGPKGYPGMAEVGNMGLPPKLLRQGVKDMVRISDARMSGTAYGTVVLHVAPEAAAGGPLAAVRDGDFIELDCDAGTLHLDISDEELARRMSEHAAPRVHGDGGYQRLYVDHVLQADEGCDLDFLVGMRGAAVPRHSH
- a CDS encoding DUF1656 domain-containing protein, which gives rise to MIGEIDILGVFVPAVLVLMFIAYLLNLAIRSVLARVGFYRFVWHRSVFDLGIYIVVLGLVVVVSHRLIT
- a CDS encoding LysR substrate-binding domain-containing protein, giving the protein MLLNSSPWYIRNRLKTRQLMLVVALAEEGNIHRASAVLHMTQPAASKLLRELEETLGVTLFEREPRGMRPTLYGEAIVRHARAVLGTLDQAQEELVALRSGRLGHVALGAITSPGVRLLPAAVAAVKRMHADIRISVEIDTSNVLLERLAQEKLDVVIGRLSVEHDKLRLRYEPLTGEPVRALVRSGHPLLQGAALTLADVQSYAWLVPPAGSVLRHRFELMFQRASLAPPSNVVETAAILFITRLLEQSDMIAVLAEDVALYYARHGIAAMLPLPMDCQMDDFGIVTRADRLFTPATSVMVDALRATALDVYRSEPR
- a CDS encoding efflux transporter outer membrane subunit; this translates as MKTQRLRLTLLASMLALGGCMTVGPDYKLPEGAVANAPFANAPIDGVDEAPVARGTAPSKWWRLYDDPALDALVSEALISNADIRVAAANLARSRAEVEFANRQGGFSSRSSVAFQRAQESAEQYLLTEKLPVVNEGALELSVSYEFDLFGKLKRGIEAAQADDEAVEAAADLARITVVADVVRAYVESCSATEELNIARKSLALQRQRVSLTQRLREAGRGNQSEVTRGQTQSETLAADIPRFVARRRVAQYRLAMLLARAPSALPPAALSCSKVPTLRQPIPVGDGAALLKRRPDVRQAERQLAASTARIGVATAALYPSVSFGASVGSVGVAEDLFGATTNRWAFGPLINWSFPINGQRARVRQAEAASGGALAHFDGVVLNALRETESNLATYASDSTRAGTLQTAYRSAAQSADETHRLYSAGRESFLADLDATRTLTSVAAQVAAAQGQVAIDQVNLFLALGGGWERDDAQDATNATNATNPSGK
- a CDS encoding FUSC family protein; translated protein: MSFPSAREWLFSGKTFAAAMIALYLALALELPRPYWAMATVYIVSNPFVGATRSKALYRALGTAIGAAGAVVIVPPFVESPFLFSVIVALWTGTLLFLSMFDRTARSYVFLLAGYTLPLIALPAVTNPTVVFDLAISRTEEILLGIVVASIVGSVVLPSRLAPTLVERTDAWFRDAAFYASEALSGRLAGASISAARQRLAATVNGLEMLVSQLTYDHARPDIVRRARALQGRMQIFLPLISSLADPLVELIEKRGTHPEGLEALLADVAKWVALPAPQAHDARESEREPDAFRARIAAMRPSAQALASEDGALLSSALWRLSQVIDVWQDIRALRAALLHDEHDWRPHFRHWRLGGTERFFDRGMMLFSTGVAVSAIIVACALWIESGWADGAGAVALAAVACCFFASLDEPAPQVFKFFLATCMSVVLAGLYVFAVLPHVHDFPMLVIIFAGPFLVIGTLIPQPRFTLVTMLVAVNTATFISIQSAYEADFFVFLNSNLAGVAGLLFAFVWTRVTRPFGAEMAVARLTRSAWRDIVSCSSTATLEDQRNLYSRMLDRLMQLLPRHAATDSHRHPSIESFRDFRVALNSLDLRRARRKLAADVQTSIDDVLAGVGGYFQQCIDRRERQPVPSALVHSIDRAVAQVAAHTIAEAQRHPQATLPGERLLRDTLHALIGVRLSLHPPAKEAQEPDARGGDAPRKEPA
- a CDS encoding MarR family winged helix-turn-helix transcriptional regulator, which translates into the protein MTSIDLLRRSVSSTLVLAARRWRRTTHGVLASYGVSEACAMPLLTANRLGEAVRQVTLAEHVGIEGPSLVRLLDQLCAAGLVRRDEDPEDKRAKTITLTDEGRAVTTHMEERLMSLRASVLKDVSRQDLETTLRVLNVFNASLDASPPNARNRGRAQTP
- a CDS encoding HlyD family secretion protein, whose product is MKKTWFSIGQILLTLIVVAIAAVVLWKLIDYYMFAPWTRDGHVRADVIQVAPDVSGLITDVRVADNQQVKRGDVLFIIDQARYTLALRNAQAAAQQRRATLDQARREDARNRSLGNLVAREVVEETHSRVEQATAALADAEVAIDTARLNLQRTEIVSPVDGYLNDRAPRVGEFVPAGRAVLSVVDMNSFRVDGYFEETKLHGIDIGQSVDIKVMGEPNLLRGHVQSIVAAIEDRDRQQSASLLPNVNPAFSWVRLAQRIPVRVALDEIPADFRMIAGRTATVSVRGTGPTIGRRNASGGVPASATAPASAVPAHVAPASGASQ